A part of Chanos chanos chromosome 9, fChaCha1.1, whole genome shotgun sequence genomic DNA contains:
- the alkal1 gene encoding ALK and LTK ligand 1 has translation MQAEKKWHILLSIIILLITSSQCMDSKEVKQKERRTLLDLILQVIGDNNQRDKPVSRRINSGLYSVSQDVKFSSREKSVHVTRLDNTRPIEIVPRETSQKDRFMQHFAAGPVKFSPECRTHFHRLYYNTRDCSTPTYYKRCARLLTRLAMSPLCTQS, from the exons ATGCAGGCTGAGAAGAAATGGCACATATTGTTGAGTATAATTATTTTGCTCATAACCTCCAGCCAATGTATGGACAGCAAGGAGGTGAAGCAGAAAGAAAGACGAACACTGCTGGATTTAATCTTACAAGTGATTGGAGACAACAACCAGAGAGACAAGCCTGTCTCTAGACGAATCAACAGTGGCCTCTACTCTGTATCTCAAGACGTGAAGTTTTCCTCTCGTgaaaagtctgtacatgttaCCAGACTTGACAACACTCGACCAATAG aGATTGTCCCAAGAGAAACAAGCCAGAAAGACAGATTCATGCAACATTTTGCAG CAGGACCTGTCAAGTTCTCACCTGAATGCAGAACACATTTTCATAGACTTTATTACAACACAAGGGATTGTTCAACACCAacgt acTACAAACGATGCGCAAGATTGCTAACACGACTAGCAATGAGTCCCCTCTGCACACAATCATAG